The following coding sequences lie in one Takifugu flavidus isolate HTHZ2018 chromosome 4, ASM371156v2, whole genome shotgun sequence genomic window:
- the zgc:64106 gene encoding retinol dehydrogenase 11 isoform X3, with protein sequence METDSQLSQGIGKFIALDLARRGARVILACRSAARGSAALKEIREKTGNPDVHLRLVDMSSLDSVREFAKGILEEEKALHILVNNAGVSGLPSELTKDGLEISFATNHLGPFLLTTLLLDLMKRSAPARIVNLSSFNHKKGTVDFSHYHGKNLSHRMDRIYNNTKLHIVLITNELARLLQGTGVVANSVDPGIVTTEVLRHYSFILRWLFKFIGFFFFKSPEEGAVSTIFCAVSEEMEGITGKYVDSNSTVALPAPVARDPALAVKVFEMSKRVTSKL encoded by the exons GCACGTCGTGGGGCCCGTGTGATCCTGGCTTGCCGGAGCGCGGCCCGGGGCTCGGCGGCTCTCAAAGAAATCCGTGAAAAGACGGGAAACCCTGACGTTCACCTGCGTCTGGTCGACATGTCTTCTCTGGACTCGGTCAGGGAGTTTGCTAAAGGGATTCTAGAGGAAGAGAAAGCTCTACACATCCTTGTCAACAATGCTGGAGTATCAG GTTTACCTTCAGAGTTGACCAAAGATGGACTGGAGATTTCTTTTGCCACCAACCACCTGGGACCCTTCCTTCTGACCACCCTGCTGTTGG ACCTGATGAAACGCTCGGCCCCGGCGCGCATCGTGAACCTCAGCTCCTTCAACCACAAGAAGGGGACGGTGGACTTCTCTCATTATCATGGCAAGAACCTCTCTCACAGAATGGACCGAATCTACAACAACACTAAGCTGCACATTGTCCTCATCACCAATGAGCTAGCACGACTGCTCCAAGGAACAG GTGTCGTTGCAAATTCAGTGGACCCTGGCATCGTCACCACTGAGGTGCTGAGGCACTATTCGTTTATATTGCGCTGGCTTTTCAAGTTCATcgggtttttcttcttcaag TCTCCAGAGGAGGGCGCTGTCAGCACGATCTTCTGCGCAGTATCGGAGGAAATGGAGGGGATTACTGGCAAGTACGTGGACAGCAACTCCACCGtggctcttcctgctcctgtaGCCCGAGACCCCGCCCTCGCCGTCAAGGTCTTCGAGATGAGCAAGAGAGTGACATCAAAGCTctga
- the mlnl gene encoding motilin-like isoform X1 — protein MSMRGAVTGCLVLVCLLVLLAERAEGHITFFSPKEMMVLKQEQEGKKFVEPRSEDEQFEEVTVQQLPQDKTDKTVAIAIHLSPQQLDHAVPVLEEIIKEMVEKAK, from the exons ATGAGCATGCGTGGAGCTGTGACGGGATGCCTGGTGCTGGTGTGCCTGCTGGTACTGCTGGCAGAGAGGGCGGAGGGACACATCACCTTCTTCAGCCCTAAAGAGATGATGGTTTTGAAG CAGGAGCAAGAAGGCAAAAAATTTGTGGAGCCTCGATCAGAAGATGAACAGTTTGAAGAGGTCACAGTCCAACAACTTCctcag GACAAAACGGATAAAACGGTGGCGATTGCCATTCACCTTTCCCCCCAACAGCTGGATCACGCAGTTCCGGTGCTTGAAGAGATCATTAAAGAAATGGTGGAGAAAG CCAAATAA
- the mlnl gene encoding motilin-like isoform X2 — MSMRGAVTGCLVLVCLLVLLAERAEGHITFFSPKEMMVLKEQEGKKFVEPRSEDEQFEEVTVQQLPQDKTDKTVAIAIHLSPQQLDHAVPVLEEIIKEMVEKAK; from the exons ATGAGCATGCGTGGAGCTGTGACGGGATGCCTGGTGCTGGTGTGCCTGCTGGTACTGCTGGCAGAGAGGGCGGAGGGACACATCACCTTCTTCAGCCCTAAAGAGATGATGGTTTTGAAG GAGCAAGAAGGCAAAAAATTTGTGGAGCCTCGATCAGAAGATGAACAGTTTGAAGAGGTCACAGTCCAACAACTTCctcag GACAAAACGGATAAAACGGTGGCGATTGCCATTCACCTTTCCCCCCAACAGCTGGATCACGCAGTTCCGGTGCTTGAAGAGATCATTAAAGAAATGGTGGAGAAAG CCAAATAA
- the nop56 gene encoding nucleolar protein 56 — MVLLHVLFEHAAGYALFAVKEVEEIGMLLPQVEQSVLNIGKFNNMVSLAAFFPFKSAQAALENMNAVSEGVVHADLKLFLETNLPISTKKKAALGVSDAKIGAALQEEFNLSIQTGGVVAEISRGIRLHFHSLVKGLTGLAASKAQLGLGHSYSRAKVKFNVNRADNMIIQSIALLDQLDKDINTFSMRVREWYGYHFPELIKIVSDNSMYCRLARLIGNRKELTEESLEGLEEVVMDAAKARTILDASRSSMGMDISPIDLINIERFSDRVVSLAGYRLELQEYLRSKMSQVAPNLAALIGEVVGARLISHAGSLTNLAKYPASTVQILGAEKALFRALKTRGNTPKYGLIFHSTFIGRAGAKNKGRISRYLANKCTIASRIDCFSELPTSVFGDKLREQVEERLSFYETGAMPRKNVDVMKEAVQEATDVAAEIKRKLDKKEKKRRKREKLQQQANGDTNGDAEVCMDAGDTPVVKKKKKKQAEEAVQAEEAPVAEETPGKKKKKRKSEVEEVQVEEAPVTDNGAEDTPAKKKKKRKNDATEAAEEAAEAPVSEKRKKKKKGD; from the exons ATG gtgctgttGCACGTGTTGTTTGAACATGCGGCGGGCTATGCGCTGTTCGCCGTTAAAGAAGTGGAGGAGATCGGTATGCTGCTCCCGCAG GTGGAGCAGAGCGTCCTGAACATTGGGAAATTTAACAACATGGTCAGCCTCGCTGCGTTTTTCCCATTCAAATCGGCTCAAGCGGCCCTGGAGAACATGAACGCCGTTTCAGAAG gtgTAGTTCATGCTGACCTGAAGTTATTTCTGGAGACTAACCTGCccatctccacaaagaagaaagcTGCACTGGGGGTCTCGGATGCCAAAATCGGAGCAGCGTTACAGGAAGAGTTCAACCTTTCCATACAGACTGGTGGGGTGGTGGCAGAGATAAGCAGGG GTATCCGCCTGCATTTCCACTCCCTGGTGAAGGGCCTGACTGGCCTGGCCGCCTCCAAGGCCCAGCTCGGGCTTGGCCACAGCTACTCCCGAGCCAAAGTCAAATTCAACGTCAATAGGGCCGACAACATGATCATCCAGTCCATTGCTCTGTTGGACCAGCTGGACAAAGACATCAACACCTTCTCCATGCGTGTGCG TGAGTGGTACGGCTACCACTTCCCAGAGCTGATCAAGATCGTGTCTGACAACTCGATGTACTGCCGCTTGGCTCGGCTGATTGGGAACAGGAAGGAGCTGACGGAGGAGAGCCTTGagggcctggaggaggtggtgatggaCGCCGCCAAGGCTCGGACCATCCTAGATGCATCGCGCAGCTCTATGG GCATGGACATTTCCCCAATTGACTTGATCAACATCGAGAGGTTCTCTGATCGTGTGGTGTCTCTGGCTGGATAtcggctggagctgcaggagtaccTGCGCTCCAAGATGAGCCAGGTGGCTCCAAATTTGGCCGCCCTCATTGGAGAAGTG GTTGGAGCTCGTCTGATCTCTCATGCCGGCAGCCTCACAAACCTGGCCAAGTACCCGGCGTCCACCGTACAGATTCTGGGAGCAGAAAAGGCCCTGTTCAG AGCCCTAAAGACCCGTGGCAACACCCCCAAGTACGGGCTCATCTTCCACTCGACTTTCATTGGCCGCGCCGGGGCGAAGAACAAAGGCCGTATCTCCAGATACCTCGCCAACAAGTGTACCATTGCCTCGCGCATCGACTGTTTCTCTG AACTCCCCACCTCTGTGTTCGGCGACAAGCTGCGCGAACAGGTAGAAGAGCGCCTGTCTTTCTACGAGACCGGCGCCATGCCTCGGAAGAACGTGGACGTGATGAAGGAGGCCGtgcaggag GCTACTGACGTCGCGGCCGAGATCAAGCGGAAGCTGgacaagaaggaaaagaaacgcAGGAAGCGGGAGAAGCTACAGCAACAGGCGAATGGTGACACCAACGGCGACGCAGAG GTATGCATGGACGCAGGAGACACCCCAgttgtgaagaagaaaaagaagaaacaagccGAGGAGGCGGTCCAAGCCGAGGAGGCCCCCGTGGCCGAGGAGACCccagggaagaagaaaaagaagcgtAAATCTGAAGTGGAGGAGGTCCAGGTGGAAGAGGCCCCCGTGACTGATAACGGAGCAGAGGACACACCagccaagaagaaaaagaaacgaAAGAATGATGcgacagaggcagcagaggaggctgctgaagCACCGGTgtcagaaaagaggaagaaaaagaagaaaggagactAG
- the ubap2a gene encoding ubiquitin-associated protein 2a isoform X1 produces MMSSLGSDKARGPREKALAAATHTTQPQKQIQATAEQIRLAQVIYDKNDADFEDKVNQLMEVTGKNQDECMVALHDCNEDVGRAINFLLESTSDMTSWETVGKKKPLVKEGPSESKENKENREKKGDREASKGRATTSRKGKGASRSRQARPEENGVEVAPLDKGSERGRRARGGRGSGGRGRGRAPAGSRFSAQGMGTFNPADYTPEAGTGATQPEGWDTVANSSSDGTVAWRNTLEDWTPEDWSEDVGLSETKVFTSSCAPAAENHITPGQSLDLASLLQKPVGGGREPPSSSSPNLVFTNSHHHQSPAQQQPPSLSVASSTSYAHAALSSVLGAGFGDLGQAKRAQVNAGAQILEQLKGPGLGPLPSSQSTPPVSNQGRSSSIGRLPGLGAPVPPPSSSSWDIKPSESNNTSLSSQFSREFALQPEPSLVLSQLVQRHAGPSLALARQPSPPSQQQAPPTSAPLAPQHSSASGPAGAAMAAGAKPSAPSTGLDPQGGSTPQQQRGPLKGQKRRIPPTSKIPSTAVEMPGSADIPGLNLQFGALDFGSESALTEFGVVDNCVNAASRESTPAPTSAPPSMGAGTQSQTSLYSKPLSDPLGGPLSVALPLSTPEPAYHSSSVALPNLAPTSIGAAGPTNPPSSSSAASSNSSSVPSSSHFSTVGGSYDGTISPHTRLAFSQGKESTGPVMNGLNGGRTSAALDASSSSSTPKPDSPSRSISANGHPVPSSHALPAHSSSALSNLAQDLPSVSQLNSLNSHVSSHSSVSALGSSSLTYTSVDNSNVSSMAPSSGSYTSSQPPALHSTHISSNSSSSSSTISHLANMSNMHSMSGTVAGISALHSSAAPVSTALGLGSNGATATSNLSIPRTTLLSSSSGKAPPNLSQGVPPLLPNQYIMGPGGLLPAYPQIYGYEDLHMLQSRLPMVRPSLQDYYGITFPGPTALSNRDGNLANNPYSGEVTKFGRNDSTSPAPPTSLAAPQPPQGQSQGQSQAQPQPPQAQPQPQGQPQHHNSQQAFLPPGYSYTGLPYYPGVPGAVPSAAAFQYGPTMFVPPGGPGPASAKQHSIGLGLANPSASPFQQQTQQQPSGYSQHTFSSGYEELTAGPAGVDYSKGYNSSSQTQAKSAASGPGKGVSVTSSNSGVPDISGSVYNKTQSFDKQGFHAGTPPPFSLPSALGGPGPLNPGAAPGGYAPAPFLHILPHQQPHSQLLHHHLAQDGQVRFSQRRPVNSSAAGASTAVLWCVQGGPGQRGQSNSLQQKSQVNKSSYGSSPYWAN; encoded by the exons atgatgAGCTCGCTGGGCAGCGACAAGGCCCGCGGCCCTCGGGAAAAAGCGCTAGCTGCTGCTACTCACACAACGCAACCACAGAAACAGATACAG GCTACTGCCGAGCAGATCAGACTTGCTCAGGTGATCTATGACAAGAATGACGCTGACTTTGAGGACAAAGTGAATCAG CTGATGGAGGTCACCGGGAAGAACCAGGACGAGTGCATGGTAGCCCTCCACGACTGCAACGAGGACGTCGGCAGAGCCATCAACTTTCTCCTGGAGAGCACCTCAGACATG ACCTCCTGGGAAACTGTAGGGAAGAAGAAGCCCCTGGTGAAGGAAGGTCCGTCGGAAAGCAAGGAGAACAAGGAGAacagggagaagaaaggagacagGGAGGCGAGCAAGGGCCGCGCCACAACCAGCCGCAAGGGGAAAGGGGCCAGCCGTAGCCGGCAGG CACGTCCAGAGGAGAATGGAGTGGAGGTGGCGCCGCTGGATAAAGGGTCAGAGCGCGGTCGGAGAGCCAGAGGCGGACGAG GATCTGGAGGTcgaggcagaggcagagcacCAGCAGGAAGTCGGTTCTCAGCCCAGGGAATggg GACCTTCAATCCTGCCGACTACACACCAGAGGCCGGGACAGGGGCCACACAACCTGAAGGCTGGGACACGGTGGccaacagcagctctgacgGAACCG TTGCCTGGAGGAACACCCTGGAAGACTGGACCCCTGAGGACTGGAGTGAGGACGTCGGC CTCTCGGAGACTAAAGTGTTCACCTCCTCTTgtgcacctgctgctgagaATCATATCACACCTGGGCAAAG TCTGGACCTTGCATCCCTGCTGCAGAAGCCtgtgggtggaggaagagaacctccctcttcatcctctccaaACCTGGTCTTCACCaactcccaccaccaccagtcacctgcgcagcagcagccccccagCCTCAGTGTTGCCAGCAGCACAAGCTACGCCCACGCGGCGCTG TCTTCGGTTCTGGGAGCTGGTTTTGGGGACTTGGGCCAGGCCAAAAGGGCTCAGGTCAATGCCGGTGCTCAGATACTGGAGCAGTTAAAGGGTCCTGGTTTGGGTCCTCTCCCATCATCTCAGTCCACCCCCCCTGTCAGCAACCAGGGGAGAAGCAGTTCCATAGGTCGACTGCCAGGCTTGGGAGCACCCGTTCCTCCGCCTTCCTCATCCAGCTGGGATATAAAGCCTTCGGAATCCAACAACACTTCGCTGTCCTCACAATTCAGCC GTGAGTTTGCCCTGCAGCCAGAGCCGTCTCTTGTGCTCAGCCAGCTGGTTCAGAGGCACGCCGGCCCCTCCCTGGCTCTGGCCCGCCAGCCCAGCCCTCCATCACAACAGCAGGCTCCACCGACCTCAGCCCCGCTTGCtccacagcacagcagcgcGTCTGGACCGGCTGGGGCAGCGATGGCTGCTGGTGCCAAACCCTCTGCCCCCAGCACAGGGCTGGACCCTCAGGGAGGcagcacaccacagcagcagcgggggccGCTTAAGGGCCAGAAACGAAGGATACCTCCCACATCCAAG ATTCCCTCCACAGCAGTAGAGATGCCCGGGTCGGCTGACATCCCGGGACTAAACCTCCAGTTTGGAGCTCTGGATTTCGGCTCCGAGTCGGCGCTGACGGAGTTTGGAGTCGTGGACAACTGTGTGAACGCAGCGTCCAGGGAGTCCACGCCAGCCCCGACATCCGCGCCACCTTCGATGGGAGCTGGGACGCAGAGCCAGACGAGCCTGTACTCCAAACCACTCAG CGACCCGCTGGGCGGCCCCCTCTCTGTCGCACTGCCTCTCTCCACGCCGGAGCCAGCGTATCACTCCTCCTCTGTGGCACTGCCCAACCTCGCTCCCACCTCAATAGGCGCGGCTGGCCCCACCAATCCCCCCTCCTCGTCTTCAGCGGCTTCATCCAACTCGTCCTCGGTCCCCTCCTCGTCTCACTTCTCTACGGTGGGGGGGAGTTACGACGGTACCATTTCCCCTCACACCCGACTGGCCTTTTCCCAGGGCAAAGAGTCCACGGGGCCAGTCATG AACGGGCTGAATGGTGGAaggacctctgctgctctcgaCG cctcatcctcatcctccacgCCCAAGCCAGACTCACCGTCTCGCAGCATAAGTGCCAACGGCCACCCGGTACCCTCCTCCCACGCACTTCCTGCTCACAGCTCCTCGGCTTTGTCCAACCTGGCACAGGACCTGCCTTCAGTCAGCCAGCTGAACTCGCTGAACAG CCATGTCAGCAGCCATTCATCAGTTTCAGCTTTGGGCTCCAGCTCTCTCACC TACACAAGTGTTGACAACAGCAATGTAAGCTCCATGGCGCCCTCCTCCGGTTCCTACACGTCATCGCAGCCCCCAGCGCTCCACTCGAcccacatcagcagcaacagtagcagcagcagcagcaccatcagtcACCTGGCCAACATGTCCAACATGCACAGCATGAGCGGCACCGTTGCCGGCATCAGCGCACTCCATTCCTCTGCTGCCCCAGTCAGCACAGCACTGGGACTTGGCTCCAATGGAGCTACAGCCACATCCAACCTCTCTATACCAAGAACCACgctgctgtcctcctcctctg GTAAAGCTCCTCCCAACCTGTCCCAGGGGGTGCCACCTCTCCTGCCCAACCAGTATATCATGGGTCCAGGGGGGCTGCTGCCAGCGTACCCA CAGATCTACGGCTATGAGGACCTCCACATGCTCCAGTCCAGGCTCCCAAtggtgagg cCCTCTTTGCAGGATTACTATGGAATCACATTTCCTGGCCCCACGGCTCTTTCCAACAGAGACGGGAACCTCGCCAACAACCCCTACTCAG GTGAAGTCACAAAGTTTGGCAGGAACGACTCCACCTCCCCAGCACCACCCACAAGCCTGGCAGCCCCACAGCCACCCCAAGGCCAGAGCCAAGGCCAGAGCCAGGCCCAGCCTCAGCCTCCTCAGGCCCAGCCTCAGCCCCAGGGCCAGCCACAGCATCACAACAGTCAGCAGGCCTTCCTGCCTCCAGGCTACAGCTACACGGGCCTGCCTTATTACCCCGGGGTGCCTGGCGCCGTGCCCAGCGCTGCTGCCTTTCAGTACGGCCCCACAATGTTTGTTCCCCCGGGGGGTCCAGGACCAGCTTCAGCCAAACAACACAGCATAGGACTGGGTCTGGCCAACCCCTCAGCTAGTCCCTTCCAGCagcagacgcagcagcagcccagcGGTTACAGTCAGCACACCTTCAGCTCAG gTTACGAGGAGCTGACAGCGGGGCCCGCAGGAGTAGACTACAGTAAAGGATACAACTCCTCCTCACAGACACAAGCCAAATCTGCTGCTAGCGGGCCTGGCAAAG GTGTCTCAGTGACATCCAGTAACTCTGGTGTGCCAGACATCAGTGGAAGTGTTTACAATAAAACCCAG TCTTTTGATAAGCAGGGTTTCCACGCGGGGACCCCTCCTCCCTTTAGCCTGCCATCAGCACTGGGGGGGCCAGGACCTCTGAACCCTGGAGCGGCTCCCGGAGGCTATGCACCGGCCCCCTTCCTCCACATCCTGCCTCACCAGCAACCACActcccagctgctgcaccaCCACCTCGCTCAGGACGGACAGGTAAGGTTCTCGCAGCGGCGCCCGGTGAACAGCAGCGCCGCCGGGGCCTCTACAGCTGTGCTTTGGTGTGTTCAGGGGGGTCCAGGCCAGCGCGGTCAGTCCAACAGCCTGCAGCAGAAGAGCCAAGTCAACAAGTCCAGCTACGGCAGCTCCCCGTACTGGGCCAACTGA
- the ubap2a gene encoding ubiquitin-associated protein 2a isoform X2 → MLWLPLQIFLFCTYRVLYILYMMSSLGSDKARGPREKALAAATHTTQPQKQIQATAEQIRLAQVIYDKNDADFEDKVNQLMEVTGKNQDECMVALHDCNEDVGRAINFLLESTSDMTSWETVGKKKPLVKEGPSESKENKENREKKGDREASKGRATTSRKGKGASRSRQARPEENGVEVAPLDKGSERGRRARGGRGSGGRGRGRAPAGSRFSAQGMGTFNPADYTPEAGTGATQPEGWDTVANSSSDGTVAWRNTLEDWTPEDWSEDVGLSETKVFTSSCAPAAENHITPGQSLDLASLLQKPVGGGREPPSSSSPNLVFTNSHHHQSPAQQQPPSLSVASSTSYAHAALSSVLGAGFGDLGQAKRAQVNAGAQILEQLKGPGLGPLPSSQSTPPVSNQGRSSSIGRLPGLGAPVPPPSSSSWDIKPSESNNTSLSSQFSREFALQPEPSLVLSQLVQRHAGPSLALARQPSPPSQQQAPPTSAPLAPQHSSASGPAGAAMAAGAKPSAPSTGLDPQGGSTPQQQRGPLKGQKRRIPPTSKIPSTAVEMPGSADIPGLNLQFGALDFGSESALTEFGVVDNCVNAASRESTPAPTSAPPSMGAGTQSQTSLYSKPLSDPLGGPLSVALPLSTPEPAYHSSSVALPNLAPTSIGAAGPTNPPSSSSAASSNSSSVPSSSHFSTVGGSYDGTISPHTRLAFSQGKESTGPVMNGLNGGRTSAALDASSSSSTPKPDSPSRSISANGHPVPSSHALPAHSSSALSNLAQDLPSVSQLNSLNSHVSSHSSVSALGSSSLTYTSVDNSNVSSMAPSSGSYTSSQPPALHSTHISSNSSSSSSTISHLANMSNMHSMSGTVAGISALHSSAAPVSTALGLGSNGATATSNLSIPRTTLLSSSSGKAPPNLSQGVPPLLPNQYIMGPGGLLPAYPQIYGYEDLHMLQSRLPMPSLQDYYGITFPGPTALSNRDGNLANNPYSGEVTKFGRNDSTSPAPPTSLAAPQPPQGQSQGQSQAQPQPPQAQPQPQGQPQHHNSQQAFLPPGYSYTGLPYYPGVPGAVPSAAAFQYGPTMFVPPGGPGPASAKQHSIGLGLANPSASPFQQQTQQQPSGYSQHTFSSGYEELTAGPAGVDYSKGYNSSSQTQAKSAASGPGKGVSVTSSNSGVPDISGSVYNKTQSFDKQGFHAGTPPPFSLPSALGGPGPLNPGAAPGGYAPAPFLHILPHQQPHSQLLHHHLAQDGQGGPGQRGQSNSLQQKSQVNKSSYGSSPYWAN, encoded by the exons ATGCTCTGGCTTCCTTTGcagatttttctattttgtACATACAGAGttttgtatatactgtatatgatgAGCTCGCTGGGCAGCGACAAGGCCCGCGGCCCTCGGGAAAAAGCGCTAGCTGCTGCTACTCACACAACGCAACCACAGAAACAGATACAG GCTACTGCCGAGCAGATCAGACTTGCTCAGGTGATCTATGACAAGAATGACGCTGACTTTGAGGACAAAGTGAATCAG CTGATGGAGGTCACCGGGAAGAACCAGGACGAGTGCATGGTAGCCCTCCACGACTGCAACGAGGACGTCGGCAGAGCCATCAACTTTCTCCTGGAGAGCACCTCAGACATG ACCTCCTGGGAAACTGTAGGGAAGAAGAAGCCCCTGGTGAAGGAAGGTCCGTCGGAAAGCAAGGAGAACAAGGAGAacagggagaagaaaggagacagGGAGGCGAGCAAGGGCCGCGCCACAACCAGCCGCAAGGGGAAAGGGGCCAGCCGTAGCCGGCAGG CACGTCCAGAGGAGAATGGAGTGGAGGTGGCGCCGCTGGATAAAGGGTCAGAGCGCGGTCGGAGAGCCAGAGGCGGACGAG GATCTGGAGGTcgaggcagaggcagagcacCAGCAGGAAGTCGGTTCTCAGCCCAGGGAATggg GACCTTCAATCCTGCCGACTACACACCAGAGGCCGGGACAGGGGCCACACAACCTGAAGGCTGGGACACGGTGGccaacagcagctctgacgGAACCG TTGCCTGGAGGAACACCCTGGAAGACTGGACCCCTGAGGACTGGAGTGAGGACGTCGGC CTCTCGGAGACTAAAGTGTTCACCTCCTCTTgtgcacctgctgctgagaATCATATCACACCTGGGCAAAG TCTGGACCTTGCATCCCTGCTGCAGAAGCCtgtgggtggaggaagagaacctccctcttcatcctctccaaACCTGGTCTTCACCaactcccaccaccaccagtcacctgcgcagcagcagccccccagCCTCAGTGTTGCCAGCAGCACAAGCTACGCCCACGCGGCGCTG TCTTCGGTTCTGGGAGCTGGTTTTGGGGACTTGGGCCAGGCCAAAAGGGCTCAGGTCAATGCCGGTGCTCAGATACTGGAGCAGTTAAAGGGTCCTGGTTTGGGTCCTCTCCCATCATCTCAGTCCACCCCCCCTGTCAGCAACCAGGGGAGAAGCAGTTCCATAGGTCGACTGCCAGGCTTGGGAGCACCCGTTCCTCCGCCTTCCTCATCCAGCTGGGATATAAAGCCTTCGGAATCCAACAACACTTCGCTGTCCTCACAATTCAGCC GTGAGTTTGCCCTGCAGCCAGAGCCGTCTCTTGTGCTCAGCCAGCTGGTTCAGAGGCACGCCGGCCCCTCCCTGGCTCTGGCCCGCCAGCCCAGCCCTCCATCACAACAGCAGGCTCCACCGACCTCAGCCCCGCTTGCtccacagcacagcagcgcGTCTGGACCGGCTGGGGCAGCGATGGCTGCTGGTGCCAAACCCTCTGCCCCCAGCACAGGGCTGGACCCTCAGGGAGGcagcacaccacagcagcagcgggggccGCTTAAGGGCCAGAAACGAAGGATACCTCCCACATCCAAG ATTCCCTCCACAGCAGTAGAGATGCCCGGGTCGGCTGACATCCCGGGACTAAACCTCCAGTTTGGAGCTCTGGATTTCGGCTCCGAGTCGGCGCTGACGGAGTTTGGAGTCGTGGACAACTGTGTGAACGCAGCGTCCAGGGAGTCCACGCCAGCCCCGACATCCGCGCCACCTTCGATGGGAGCTGGGACGCAGAGCCAGACGAGCCTGTACTCCAAACCACTCAG CGACCCGCTGGGCGGCCCCCTCTCTGTCGCACTGCCTCTCTCCACGCCGGAGCCAGCGTATCACTCCTCCTCTGTGGCACTGCCCAACCTCGCTCCCACCTCAATAGGCGCGGCTGGCCCCACCAATCCCCCCTCCTCGTCTTCAGCGGCTTCATCCAACTCGTCCTCGGTCCCCTCCTCGTCTCACTTCTCTACGGTGGGGGGGAGTTACGACGGTACCATTTCCCCTCACACCCGACTGGCCTTTTCCCAGGGCAAAGAGTCCACGGGGCCAGTCATG AACGGGCTGAATGGTGGAaggacctctgctgctctcgaCG cctcatcctcatcctccacgCCCAAGCCAGACTCACCGTCTCGCAGCATAAGTGCCAACGGCCACCCGGTACCCTCCTCCCACGCACTTCCTGCTCACAGCTCCTCGGCTTTGTCCAACCTGGCACAGGACCTGCCTTCAGTCAGCCAGCTGAACTCGCTGAACAG CCATGTCAGCAGCCATTCATCAGTTTCAGCTTTGGGCTCCAGCTCTCTCACC TACACAAGTGTTGACAACAGCAATGTAAGCTCCATGGCGCCCTCCTCCGGTTCCTACACGTCATCGCAGCCCCCAGCGCTCCACTCGAcccacatcagcagcaacagtagcagcagcagcagcaccatcagtcACCTGGCCAACATGTCCAACATGCACAGCATGAGCGGCACCGTTGCCGGCATCAGCGCACTCCATTCCTCTGCTGCCCCAGTCAGCACAGCACTGGGACTTGGCTCCAATGGAGCTACAGCCACATCCAACCTCTCTATACCAAGAACCACgctgctgtcctcctcctctg GTAAAGCTCCTCCCAACCTGTCCCAGGGGGTGCCACCTCTCCTGCCCAACCAGTATATCATGGGTCCAGGGGGGCTGCTGCCAGCGTACCCA CAGATCTACGGCTATGAGGACCTCCACATGCTCCAGTCCAGGCTCCCAAtg cCCTCTTTGCAGGATTACTATGGAATCACATTTCCTGGCCCCACGGCTCTTTCCAACAGAGACGGGAACCTCGCCAACAACCCCTACTCAG GTGAAGTCACAAAGTTTGGCAGGAACGACTCCACCTCCCCAGCACCACCCACAAGCCTGGCAGCCCCACAGCCACCCCAAGGCCAGAGCCAAGGCCAGAGCCAGGCCCAGCCTCAGCCTCCTCAGGCCCAGCCTCAGCCCCAGGGCCAGCCACAGCATCACAACAGTCAGCAGGCCTTCCTGCCTCCAGGCTACAGCTACACGGGCCTGCCTTATTACCCCGGGGTGCCTGGCGCCGTGCCCAGCGCTGCTGCCTTTCAGTACGGCCCCACAATGTTTGTTCCCCCGGGGGGTCCAGGACCAGCTTCAGCCAAACAACACAGCATAGGACTGGGTCTGGCCAACCCCTCAGCTAGTCCCTTCCAGCagcagacgcagcagcagcccagcGGTTACAGTCAGCACACCTTCAGCTCAG gTTACGAGGAGCTGACAGCGGGGCCCGCAGGAGTAGACTACAGTAAAGGATACAACTCCTCCTCACAGACACAAGCCAAATCTGCTGCTAGCGGGCCTGGCAAAG GTGTCTCAGTGACATCCAGTAACTCTGGTGTGCCAGACATCAGTGGAAGTGTTTACAATAAAACCCAG TCTTTTGATAAGCAGGGTTTCCACGCGGGGACCCCTCCTCCCTTTAGCCTGCCATCAGCACTGGGGGGGCCAGGACCTCTGAACCCTGGAGCGGCTCCCGGAGGCTATGCACCGGCCCCCTTCCTCCACATCCTGCCTCACCAGCAACCACActcccagctgctgcaccaCCACCTCGCTCAGGACGGACAG GGGGGTCCAGGCCAGCGCGGTCAGTCCAACAGCCTGCAGCAGAAGAGCCAAGTCAACAAGTCCAGCTACGGCAGCTCCCCGTACTGGGCCAACTGA